In Rutidosis leptorrhynchoides isolate AG116_Rl617_1_P2 chromosome 2, CSIRO_AGI_Rlap_v1, whole genome shotgun sequence, one genomic interval encodes:
- the LOC139889506 gene encoding uncharacterized protein has translation MSTDPLKLAAQPIHQIQYSLPFKLDLDTSKYNSWSELFKIHCRAHDVLDHLTSETPPASSSKGKDTEVITPPELWARHDAIVLQWIYATLSLDLMNTIMEPDVTAKKTWDRLKSMFHDNKHSRAIALENRFVNTKLDDFPNMSTYCQELKMIADQLGDVDSKVEPHRLVLQLVAGLNDNYAQIRTHINQMDKLPTFYDARSKLILEESLRNRQATMNNSNTNNTALISTAENQDNRTQGL, from the coding sequence ATGTCAACCGATCCTCTCAAACTTGCTGCTCAACCCATCCACCAAATCCAATACTCTCTTCCCTTCAAACTGGACCTGGATACTAGCAAATACAATTCCTGGTCCGAACTATTTAAAATCCATTGTCGTGCACATGACGTCCTTGATCACCTTACTTCTGAAACACCACCAGCCTCTTCATCCAAAGGCAAAGACACGGAAGTCATCACCCCTCCTGAACTATGGGCTCGTCATGATGCTATTGTGCTACAATGGATATACGCTACTCTTTCTCTTGATCTGATGAACACGATAATGGAACCCGATGTCACCGCAAAGAAAACATGGGATCGACTCAAGAGCATGTTTCACGACAACAAACACTCTCGAGCCATAGCTCTGGAAAATCGATTCGTCAACACCAAACTAGACGATTTTCCCAACATGTCTACCTACTGTCAAGAACTTAAGATGATTGCAGATCAGTTAGGTGATGTTGACTCAAAGGTAGAACCTCATCGATTGGTTTTACAGTTGGTTGCTGGCCTCAACGACAACTACGCCCAAATTCGAACTCACATCAATCAAATGGATAAATTGCCTACCTTTTACGATGCTCGATCGAAATTAATTCTCGAAGAATCACTAAGAAATCGCCAGGCTACGATGAACAACTCCAACACCAACAACACAGCTTTGATTTCTACTGCTGAAAATCAGGATAATCGAACACAgggtctgtaa